The following coding sequences lie in one Populus trichocarpa isolate Nisqually-1 chromosome 14, P.trichocarpa_v4.1, whole genome shotgun sequence genomic window:
- the LOC18105400 gene encoding LOW QUALITY PROTEIN: glucan endo-1,3-beta-glucosidase 7 (The sequence of the model RefSeq protein was modified relative to this genomic sequence to represent the inferred CDS: deleted 1 base in 1 codon) yields the protein MVVLPYTVAFLLLSFLQTVKIANSQSFIGINYGQVADNLPPPPSTAKLLQSTSIQKVRLNGSDPAIIKALANTGIGIVIGTANGDIPGLASDPNFAKSWINTNVLPFYPASNIILITVGNEVMTSNDQNLMNKLLPAMQNVQNALNDASLGGKIKVSTVHSMGVLKQSEPPSSGSFDPSYGDLMKGLLEFNSANGSPFAINPYPYFAYRSDTRPETLAFCLFQPNAGRMDGNTKIKYMNMFDAQVDAVYSALNSMGFKNVEIVVAETGWPFKGDDNDVGPSIENAKAYNGNLIAHLRSMVGTPLMPGKSVDTYLFALYDEDLKPGPGSERSFGLFKTDLTMVYDIGLSTSSQTQLLAAAAQPLVLAAATNTSTGTTNNNSSTSTSTTTGTGTSTSTSSSTNNISIRSGNGSNKVYLNRIFYLGLLYGFMGLSLICFFSFFLVLSWYPHTLFKG from the exons ATGGTGGTGCTTCCTTATACTGTTGCTTTCCTACTCCTTTCCTTCTTACAGACTGTAAAAATCGCTA ACTCGCAATCATTCATCGGTATAAACTATGGCCAAGTTGCGGACAAccttccaccaccaccatccaCCGCAAAGCTTCTTCAATCCACTTCAATCCAAAAGGTCCGATTAAATGGATCGGACCCCGCCATAATCAAAGCCTTAGCCAACACCGGAATTGGAATTGTTATCGGCACTGCAAATGGTGACATTCCAGGACTAGCCTCTGATCCCAATTTTGCCAAGAGCTGGATCAACACGAACGTGCTTCCCTTCTATCCAGCTAGCAATATCATCCTCATCACTGTCGGCAAT GAGGTCATGACTTCCAATGACCAGAATCTCATGAACAAGCTCTTACCAGCAATGCAAAATGTACAGAATGCTCTAAATGATGCATCGCTCGGGGGTAAAATTAAGGTCTCCACAGTTCATTCGATGGGAGTGCTTAAGCAGTCTGAGCCACCTTCTTCTGGAAGCTTTGATCCAAGTTATGGGGATCTGATGAAGGGCTTGTTGGAGTTTAATAGTGCGAATGGTTCGCCTTTCGCAATCAATCCCTACCCTTACTTTGCCTACAGAAGCGATACAAGGCCTGAGACTCTTGCTTTTTGCCTTTTCCAGCCGAATGCAGGACGAATGGATGGAAACACTAAGATCAAGTACATGAACATGTTCGATGCTCAG GTGGATGCAGTTTATTCTGCACTGAATTCTATGGGATTTAAGAATGTTGAGATTGTGGTGGCTGAGACTGGATGGCCATTTAAAGGAGATGACAACGACGTAGGGCCAAGCATTGAGAATGCCAAGGCTTACAATGGCAATTTGATTGCACACCTTCGATCGATGGTGGGCACTCCACTCATGCCAGGAAAATCAGTGGATACATACCTCTTTGCTCTTTATGACGAAGACTTGAAACCTGGACCTGGTTCTGAGCGATCATTTGGACTTTTCAAGACTGATCTCACCATGGTTTATGATATTGGACTCTCTACAAGTAGCCAG ACCCAACtattagcagcagcagcacaaCCACTAGTACTAGCAGCAGCCACCAACACCAGCACCGGCACCACCAACAATAACAGCAGCACGAGCACGAGCACGACCACAGGCACGGGTACGAGCACGAGCACGAGCTCGAGCACAAACAACATCAGCATCAGAAGCGGCAACGGCAGCAACAAAGTATATTTAAATAGGATTTTCTATTTAGGTTTGTTGTATGGGTTTATGGGACTttctttgatttgctttttttctttttttttggtgcttTCCTGGTATCCTCACACCCTTTTTAAGGGGTGA